CGGGGATTGCCGGCGATGCCGTATTTCGCAAGCAGATTTCGCGTAAAAGACTTTGAGGTTTCCAGTCGGGCAAGAGAGCTGGTCGGCCCGACGGCGGGAATTCCCTTTGCCGCAAGCGCGTCCACCACGCCGTTGCTCAGCGGCTCTTCCGGACCGACGAAGGCGAAATCGGCTTTGCACTCCCCAGCGAACGCCGTTATCGCCTGCGGGTCGTCATAGCGACCCAGATGAATTTTTTCCGACAGGGATGCTATCCCGGGGTTGTTTGCCTTCATAAAAGAGTAAAGGCAAGGGGCCTGTTGCGAGCGCATGATCGCCTCCGCGAGCGCGTGTTCTCTTGCCCCGTTACCGACAAGCAGGACTCTGGTCATAGGGTAATCTCCTTTGATGCAATTGTAAAACCATTTGTCATTCCCGAATGTCTCTATCGGGAATATGGTTTTTCAAGCAGTTAGAACCAGATTCCCGCTCAGAATCGTTGCGGGAATGACAAGAATGGGGAGTTTTGCAATTACCTCCTTTTATTGCTACAGCAATGAACAATCGCAAAACGCCTTTTTTCAATCCCCTTTTGCGACGCATTCAGGTTGAAAGGCACAAGCTTTCTTTGTTACATAACGGAAAAAGGGATGTTAGTCAAATTAATCTGCTTCTAAGAGTTGACCACCGACAGGATTGACAAAACCTTATCGATCATGATAGCGTAGTACAAAATTGATCGATAGAGGAAATGCCATGCAATCAGTAACAGTATCGCCAAAATATCAGGTTGTTATACCAAAAAATACCAGGGAGGCATTGAACATCCATCCGGGCCAAAAAATGCAGGTTATTGAATATGCCGGAAGAATTGAATTTATTCCCGAGCGGGATATCAAGGAACTCCGTGGTTTCCTCAAGGGCATCAATACGGAATTCAAACGAGAGGCAGACAGGGTATGAATGTCGTGGATTCTTCCGGCTGGCTTGCCTATTTCGCGGATGAGCCTAATGCCGATGCTTTCATGAACCCGCTGAGCAATTCAGCGGTACTCGTTGTCCCAACGGTAACCATATATGAGGTTTTTAAGGTCATTCTTCGGGAAACCGGCGAGGATGACGCACTGCAGGCGGTTGTTGCCATGCAGAAGGGAACGGTTGTAGGTCTGAACGCGCAATTGGCGATCGCCGCTGCAAAACTCAGCATCGAGCATAGTCTGCCGATGGCGGACAGCATCATTCTCGCAACCGCGCAGGCATTCAAAGCCCTGCTCTGGACTCAGGATGCAGATTTTAAAGATATCGGCAATGTTAAATATTTCCCAAAGAAATAGCTAACTTATTCAGAGGTTATTGATGATCGACAAAAAAACGGGATTTTCGACCATTATTCTCGCGGCCGGCAAGGGTACGCGGATGAAATCGGATATTGCCAAGGTATTGCACCCCCTCGGCGGCGTTCCGCTGCTTTCCTGGCCGATCAAGGCGGCGCGGGAAGCCGGTTCCAGCAGAATCGTTGTGGTGATCGGCCATCAGGCGGAGCGGATTCGCGCGCTGTTTCAGGAGTCGGATTTGATTTTCGTGGAACAACGGGAGCTCTTGGGAACAGGACATGCCGTGCTTCAGGCCCGGGAGGCGTTTCAGGGACAAAGCGCAGAGGTTGTCATCCTGTGCGGCGATGTTCCGCTCATCAGGCCTTCCACCATCAGGGCCCTTTACGAGAAGCGTAGAAACGACCGGGCAGTGGTCACAGTGCTCACGACGGTTGTCGATAAGCCGACCGGTTATGGCCGGGTGATAAAAACGGGAGATGGCCAGGTGGCCAGAATCGTTGAGGAGAAGGACGCGACCGCCGAGGAAAAGCTCGTTCGGGAGATAAACACCGGCATCTACTGCATTGAGAGCCCCTTCCTTTTTACTGCCGTCGCCAGCCTCGGCGACAAAAACGCGCAACGGGAGTATTACCTCACCGACATAATTGAAATTGCCTGTAAAAATGGCCTGTTGGCCACCTCTTTGCTGGTTTCTGATCCGGCGGAAGTCGCAGGGATCAACACTCCGGAGGACCTGCAGCGAGCGGCTCTTGTCCTTGCCAATCTACCCTGACGGCGCAGCCTTTGAAAAATTTACGCAAACGAGGTAATTGCAAAATTCCCCATTCTTGTCATTCCCGCAACGATTCTGAGCGGGAATCTGGTTCTAACTGCTTGAAAAACCATATTCCCGATAGAGACATTCGGGAATGACAAATGGTTTTGCAATTGTCTCAAACATTATTCGCTTTCTGCCTTCCCCGCTTTGCCAAGCAGAAGCGCAACTATTTTGCAGACCCTGCGACGGCATTGTTATGGATAGTAAAAATATTCAGATGAAAATAGGTAATTTGCAACTGAAAAGCACGATTTTTCTGGCCCCGCTGGCGGGGATCACGGATTTGCCGTTCCGCACCATTGTGCGTTCGTTCGGCTGCGACCTCGCCTATACCGAGATGATAAGCGCGGTCGGACTGGTCAGGAAAACGGGCAAGACCCTGCGGTATCTCGCTTCCAGCCCCCTTGACCGCCCACTCGGGGTGCAGCTTTTCGGAAATGACCCGGAAGTTATTGCCGAAGCGGCAAGAATCGCCGAACAGCACGGGGCCGATTTAATAGATTTTAATATGGGATGTCCGGTAAAAAAGGTGACCAAAGCCGGCGCCGGCTCAGCGCTGATGAAGGAGCCCCAACTCGCTGCGGCGATTATGCAAGCGGTAAGAAAGGCGACAGCCCTGCCCTTTACGGTAAAAATTCGTTCCGGATGGAGCGGCCGGCAGGTAAACGCCCTGGAGATCGGCAAGCTTGCCGAGGATGC
The window above is part of the Syntrophales bacterium genome. Proteins encoded here:
- a CDS encoding type II toxin-antitoxin system VapC family toxin; this encodes MNVVDSSGWLAYFADEPNADAFMNPLSNSAVLVVPTVTIYEVFKVILRETGEDDALQAVVAMQKGTVVGLNAQLAIAAAKLSIEHSLPMADSIILATAQAFKALLWTQDADFKDIGNVKYFPKK
- the dusB gene encoding tRNA dihydrouridine synthase DusB, which codes for MDSKNIQMKIGNLQLKSTIFLAPLAGITDLPFRTIVRSFGCDLAYTEMISAVGLVRKTGKTLRYLASSPLDRPLGVQLFGNDPEVIAEAARIAEQHGADLIDFNMGCPVKKVTKAGAGSALMKEPQLAAAIMQAVRKATALPFTVKIRSGWSGRQVNALEIGKLAEDAGCDAVTLHPRTADQGYSGRADWDLIAALKGQIGIPVIGSGDIRKPQDAARMFQETGCDGAMIGRGALGNPWIIAETLAFLAGNTFSPPTLAEREEIIIRHLALVADFYGEQTGVRDFRKHLLWYTKGLTGGARFREAAGKISSREAAITALHNYFLAIESDK
- a CDS encoding NTP transferase domain-containing protein, translated to MIDKKTGFSTIILAAGKGTRMKSDIAKVLHPLGGVPLLSWPIKAAREAGSSRIVVVIGHQAERIRALFQESDLIFVEQRELLGTGHAVLQAREAFQGQSAEVVILCGDVPLIRPSTIRALYEKRRNDRAVVTVLTTVVDKPTGYGRVIKTGDGQVARIVEEKDATAEEKLVREINTGIYCIESPFLFTAVASLGDKNAQREYYLTDIIEIACKNGLLATSLLVSDPAEVAGINTPEDLQRAALVLANLP
- a CDS encoding AbrB/MazE/SpoVT family DNA-binding domain-containing protein, with translation MQSVTVSPKYQVVIPKNTREALNIHPGQKMQVIEYAGRIEFIPERDIKELRGFLKGINTEFKREADRV